The DNA region TGGAAGACTGAGGTGGGCTGTCATCTTGAGGTGTTCCATCGGGACTGGTGGGAAGCGGGATTGGTTTCATGGTTAGAAGTGATATTGGTGATAGGCTCACGTGCGACCACGGTGATGGTTTGTGTCTGGGTTACCATCCTGGATATACAATATAGTCTGCGAGTCAAGAGAAATGATACATTGAATTCAAAGAGCAGAAAGCGTGGAAGTTGAGTGTGGGATGAAGTCAATATAAAGTTTTTGATTACGGAATGCTCGGAGGTACGTACCTCCGACACCCCTGTCGCCTTTGTCCGAAGAACACAAACCCAGCTGCCTGGTAGAGTATTGGGTAGCAATGGGATCCGAGAGATCGCATATCGATGGCCGAGCACCAAAAAGTCCAAAGCACTTCATTGTTCAGTTTGGTGACTTCAAACTACCTCTGCTGACCAGATCATATCGTCGAATGATTCTGCTCGTAACCAGCTCCAGCGTACTTTgtcttcaccttctcctccccatctttcaacctcccaaaaacatcaaacaccacaccccaCCTCACCAAGTTCAATAACGCCGACGCCAgtacccctccccaaaccagATCGTTCCACTTCCCAAATTCCCAAAACGCTTCAGGTCCCAAACCCTTGTAGACGGACCAAATGTGGCCGTAATCCGCCAACGCGACCACGGTGCAGTACCCCTTTACCACGAATCTGTCCTTGCTGAAGCAGCAGACGACAGCCAagccggcgaggaggaggaagacgttGATGAGCTGAAGGGTGACGATCTCGGCCTGCGGAGAGAAATCGGGGGGCTGGGTGGTCTTGCTGGTGTAGAGCAGGTCAGGCGGAAGTTGGCGGTTGAAGTAGCTGTAGGCGCCAAAGCTGATTATGGCGACGCGATAGGCTTCGAGGCTGTGTAATTTGTCAGTGGTTTGGGCTATAGAAgcggtggggggttgggtaacgaacagcagcagaggctCAATCACGCGCCAAGGACGACGAGGGGGAAGGTTGGGAGGATTGAGCGTGTTATTTTTGTGGTGGGCGCTACGACGGTGAAAAATGTGAGATAGGGCAAACAGGGCGGCAGCGACAACGGAGAGAGCTGTTACATAAAACACAATGGCGGAATCTTCAACGgctgtttgttggttgggaaggagcagGCTTGTGTCACATGATTTTCGTGAATGCGGGTTGGCTGTTGGGACGATGCAGTTGTTGCTCGCATGCAGTTAGGGTTGTCTGGGTTGGGGTTCCAACAAATCAGGAGTGACCCCTTAACTGTGGATACGATTCTCCCCAcgggtttgtttacttttgcCTTCCCTGGCAACAGCGATAAGGTCCAACCCTATCCTTGCCGCCGACGGTTGCACTTCCTGATCCGGCTGATCTCGTATCCTGGCATAAATTGTGCAGAGCTTGCTGAGTAGCGTTCGGTATGGAAAATGACAAATACGGTATTTCAAGGCCTCGGCCGGGACACTCAGCCAAAACTCCTGAAGACACTCAGACTAACCATAACCGGCAACTACCCCCACAAGAGACTTCAAACATCGGTTTTCGTTGAAAACACTGCAAAAAAGCAGGTCCCAAAATGCAAGGCCACTCTTCCACAACTGCGAGCAGTTTTCTAACCGACCTAGCCCTACATTAAATAAGTGATGAAGGCCTTGAACTATAGAAAGCTATATATATCAATACACCAATGCCCTCTCTTTGCAACTCTGGAAAATATAATCTATAAGCCTTAGCCGCGGGGAGGATCTAGTGTAGAGACTGTCAAGGACTTCGCAGTAGACTATATACATAGCAAAGGCGTGTTTTTACCTATGTTTTAAGGTTTTTGGTATGTTCGAACACTCTACCGCAGTCTGAACTGACCGTTGTGGGGCCCTTTACCAGATATAgttaacgtacattataagcgagtgcaccatataagcgagtgcaccactttccaccaccctacgaatactatcctcaattacaccacatcagcacaaggaattaactataattacatcagaaacagctgaatctgaggcatctgcagcttcctggcaagtgcgcgcattatggccaggcttgccgcacacactacagcactgaaccttcgtacgagccccccctgcattactactatccggctgcgtttcttgcactccctccttatccacggccttctgatccaatagatcctgtgcctcttgtatagtaagtgaccctccaagccttacacgtgtttttttagctctccggcgcttgcttagtgcctcattggccttacggagcgaagagacctctgcacgaaggagagccacctggtACATTATAGCCGTTGTACCTTTAGCAAGCTGGTCTACTGTAGCCAGCATTGAAgtcggggagctattttgatggttggtaATGCGAGTCTTGATGAGCGTTGATTGtgaattggcttctcgagggttgtgtggtgtctgggagacccaaggttgtgcagtgccgggccgtgagtttggaggtgttaGCGTACGAAACTTCATATCCAGCTTAGAAagcaccctctctggatcgtacggtataaggccagcgcccgcaaagccaccctgtatattcttctctgttatagagacgaagaaggcctcgcggaaggcatagaggaactcgagcttgcttataTGGTTAATATACATACGTATTAAGTCTTCGAtctggcgaccgtacgcctgttttagcggcccaaagcagccaacatcgagtggctggaggaggtgggaggagtatGGAGGCAtatagagcgtaataatgttGTTCTGCTGGCAGTAGTGTTtgaattcggtcgagtggtggctttcgtggctatcgaggattaataaccggtatttgcctTTTGTAcgggacgctatataatagtcgaagtgcttgatccaatctaggcctaccggattgGTAGTCCATCCATTATCGGTGGTTACGATACGCTAGGTGGACGGTAAATTGTATTCGGTATACTAGTTGGCAAGGTGGTACTGTGCGGCCAAGATAAtaaagggagggatagccTAGCCGAGGGTATTAACTCCCTGGATcaccgttgcccattcgcggttgccaggctgggccagttttgccttgctaaggccgtccgaggtcgtaactactatacccgcgaagataatacccatcataaacccagtctcgtcgaagttatagatatcgttatctataataccgtacttggccttagtGTTCCGTATAAGCGCAAACCACTCGGCAATAACCTTTAGATCCTCGCACTTAGCCCTCTagtagtcgtatctacgcgtaaaacgcgtacggagctgtggctggcgtTTGACGAAGTTATATACCCAGAGCTTGCCAACagggggcgcgtcgcgtacgcgtagcagttggttggccatatcttccacaccacgtaatcttggtggaaaagctcgcgcacataGCTCAATGATGTATTGAAcaatagcatcctcttcggattaagtaagcttcttcgatttgggcgtagtatcgcgtcgtgcaggccggccagcgcgtCGTCGTAAGAGAGTCGTATGGTGGACGTTGTAGATCTTTCCTGCGGCTCGGAGGCTAAGATTTTTATCTTtttcaagagcttcgagggctaagattaccctggcttcctttaaagtagaAGGCATATTGGGTTGTGTAGAAAAAGTCgatgttgggtggaaggaTAGTGCGTCGCTTAAAaagtggtgcactcgcttatatggtgcactcgcttataatgtacgttagCTGAGTGTCTTCAGGGACTTTGCTTGAGTGTCCCTAGCCGGGCTCGCGCGAGATTCAGCGACCGGGGACCTCTAAAGCCCGTAGGCTATGACGGTGGTTAAGTCCACAGTGGTCGAGACAGGGACCACATATCTCCCATTGTTGTTTATCGATTAGTTGAGAATCATTTACCCCTATTAGtcccttctcatcccatTCTGCTAATTCGTTCATTTGACCCGAGACCGCCACAGGGTGTCCCCGTCCGTGCATCGTAAGGTCGACGGGATCGGGGCCCGGCGATGGCATCCGGTTCTTCCCCGAGGTGGTGATCCTGGTATAATCGACAAAGCGGAGGAGTCGGCTCCAGAACTCATTCTCCACAGTCAGCCCAGCCAAGCACCACTCCCAGAAAGAAGCCCAGGCCCTTTATGGGCGTCGATTCCGTATGTGAACCGCTCTTTCGGGAGCTTGAAACTTACCTGTAGATCAGTTGCAACCTCGAGACCCCCAACTCATCCCCAGAAACACGGCAGCCGCCATGCAGGAACCTTTCTCGATATCCGCTCCATAGAACATGATAACCACCGCTCTCGAGACAGCTCGCAAGGCTAACGAGAATCTGGCACTGTTTCACCACCGCCTTTCCAAACTGAAGCAAGCCTTAGGGCTTGGTACTTCTACCGCTGCTTATTTTAGAACCCTCCATCGAAAAAAAGCTTGACCTAGACCCTCGTTCGCAACCTTCTCGCTAAGCACGTCGCTTACTTGGAGCGATGTGACCAGAAATGGCGCAGGATCGAACCGGGATCGGTGATTGAAGGAATTCACCGCTTAAGCGCCATGGCAAAAAGTAAAACTCAGCAATAGGGTTCGGTATATACATAAAATCTGGGAAAATCCTGTATTTGTATTGGGGGTCCTGAATACCGTCTTTTCCGTCTAGACAGCTAACCCGATTGGGAAAGGATCCTGGGAGTGGGGCAGGTAAAAATGCTGCTTTTTCTAGAAAAGTGCTGACCTGGGCCGTGCTTTTTAATAGACTACCTAGCTTAGCACTGTCTAATACCGTCCGGGCCTGACTGTGTATGTAAAAGACCTAGCCGGGCTTATCTCGCGCCATCAAAAGCGGAGCGGCTCCCAAGAACGACCGGCAACGGGTTCCCGGCTTCTCTCTTGTTTGATTCAACGACGACTGAGCAAACCGCAAGCCGCCCAAATCCAAGTCCCACAACAGACAAAAAATGTCTGAAGCAATAACCAACCAAGCAAGAGAGATCCTCGGCGATCTCACCACGACCTTCACAGCTCCCGAACCCTGCTGGAcaccagcccaccacctcgacctcaACGTCGGCTGGCTAGGCCAGACATGCGGACCGACAGACGTCCAAGAACGCCATCTGCTAACCCCCGACGACAACAGGCGCCCCAAGAACGAACTCAGCCTTCTTCAGTTGGGGATTCTACTCGCCCGGCCTCGAGTACCCGGTAGGCTATCACTCCGCATGCACCGCCAGCGCCACCTCCCAGGGCTGGCGTCTCCAGTTCAGGATAGAGGCTGACGAGACTTTTGTCGGCTGCTGTCCATCCGGCTTCGCCTGCCACAACCAAAACGGCCAAACCTGCATCTCCAATGCCCGAACAGCCACTATTTCGACGTACCAATGCGAAAGCGGGAGCCAGATCAACCTCGCACCCATGAccctccccaatccaacAAGGTCTCAGGCGTACATCTACGCGCCCATGATCCAGCTCGCGTGGAAGCCCTCGGACCTCCCGCCGTCCCAGAGACCAATCGTTACGTCAGCCCCTGACGAGCcctccggcggcggcggcggcggcttgtCGACTGGAGCGATAGTCGGTGTGGCGGTTGGCGCTGCGGCGGTGGTCATCGCTATCGTAATTGGCACCTTTTTACTGTGGAGGATGAAGCGTCGCGGGGTTGCCCGCGCTGGGCCCGACTCAAAGATGGAGGACGCCCCCACGGGACCGAGTACGCCTCCGCCTGGATATCCCACCACCGTGACCGAAGAACAGACAAAGTACTATTACTCTGGCCAACCCAATCAGCAGTGGCACCCGGGGATGAAGGAACCCCAGGTCACGCCATACGAACTGGGACAGTCACATGCGCCGGTCGAACTGAGTGGTGCTCGGTGGGATATAGATGGCAGGGTGGAGGCCCCCGGCCCTGAGAGCAGACCGACAGAGCTAGAGACCCCGCAAGGGACTCCGCCAGCCGGGAAGCCTGCTGTGCTGCATCGATCGGAATGATTGGGGATAAGCTGGATGAGAGGACAGAGTGGAGGGATCACATTGAGCAGAGGTAATCCTTGGATACCTTCTCGTGAATCCCCCGGTATCAACGTTGCGTACATATTTATTTGGTAATAGCAAAGAGATGACTTTCTTTTCATCATCCCGAATTTCTTATAGATTTCGAGTTGCACAGATAAACTCCGTAAGCAGGAAAGATTATGGTAGCTCTGCCCGATTCCCGTCTGTTCCCGTCCTCGCTTGGTACAGCGCTTCCGACCCTGCAGCCAGGGTTCCATCGTCTCTCACGACAGGCCTTGGATAGGGATAATATGTGGATGTCGTCCCACTCATCGCACTGACACCTGATGAGGTGTACGTTGACATGATGCTGCTTGGTAGCGGGGGCGAAACCCTCATACTGGAAGGGGGTGATACCAATGCGTCCGACGGCGAGGCAGGGCCGCCATAGTTCGATGGGGTGTATCCGCTGTAGTATTGGGAGTCTGGCGGTGAGATGGGGGCAGGGGTGTATGGGCTCAAATATGATGGCACCAGCCCCTGGGAAGGCGCCGGTGGTCGGTACGGGAGAAATCGATGAAGAATGGGgacttgttgctgttggttgcGCGAATCAGTAAGGGGATTAGGCGACGGTTGAAAATACGGCGCTGGACGTGTCGACTCTCGTTCATCGTAGTATTCTTGGTTCCCCAAGTCGTGTTCTCCGTCTGCGGTTTTGAGGATTTGTGGGAttgcgggtggtggtctggaaggggaaggtggCGGCCTCACTGGTGGCGATGGAGACGGGTTTGGCGCAGTTAACCCTTCTCTTTGGTCTACATACTGCTCGTTTGTCCTGCTGCGCGTGTCGTCGGGCAGTTCGGTCACATTTCCTTGTCCGACATTGAGAGGCATGGCTGAGCTAGCGAGATATGTTACGCGCTGATACTCAGCATTCTCTGTATCGATAGCCATGGTGAGCAGATCCAAGATGCGTTTGCGCTgctcggcggtggcggtcgAAGCAAAGGAGAAACTGGAAAGCGTGCCGAGATTGGTGGCTCGCGCTCCATTTCCAAGCAGGCTGGCGACAGCCTGGGAATGGCCTGCAAAAGCTGCTCGCCTTAGGGGGTCCCAACCTTGTGCATCAACCTCACGCACAGCGCCTCCATGTTGAAGCAGCGCCTGTATCACTTGGACGTGGCCACCACTGGCTGCCAGACACATCGGTGCATCCGTAGCCCCCTTGACCATGGCGCCACTGGTGAGTAGGAAGTTGGCAATCTCTGCATGCCCGTCTTGACACGCGATGGCGAGAGGTCTGATCGCCTTGTTGTCTAACGAGTCGACATGAGCACCACGGGCGACCAGGGCCCTGGCTGTCCTGAGGTTTCCCGTGCGGACAGCAATGTGCAATGGTGTTTCGCCGGTCATGTTCTGCACATTACAGCCTGCCCCTGCGTTGAGAAGGAGCGCTACTTCACTGTGTGTTGCATACTGACATGCATAATGTAGGGGTCGATTGCCCTCAAGGCACTCAGCTTCGAGGGATGCCCCTGCCCTGACCAGCTTCTCAATGACCCCGAAGCTCCTGCCCATAGCGGCAACATGAAGCGGGGAGCGGCCGTTAATGCTTCGAGCATCTAGCTCCGTCTTCTTATTAGCGATCAGAAGTCCGACCGCCTCTTCGTGACTGTTGTAGCTAGCCCAGTGCAACGGGGTGAAGTCACCAGCACTTCGTGTCCTCGGGGATGCCTTGTGCTGGAGAAGCAAATCCATCACGGTCTTGAGGCCTGCTCTTGCGGCTGTTGCAAGAGGCGTGAggctctcctcttcctgggCCTCGAGGTCGGCTTTGGCGTTGAGAAGAGTCCCAACCACAGCGATACGGCCAGAGATGCATGCAGAATGAAGTGGAGTTCTCATATGTGAGTCTTTCGCATCCTTGTTGGCGCCTAGTTGGAGCAGAAGTTTGgcaatctcatcatcacccgccTCGCTGGCTGCATGAAGTGGTGTTTTTTGGGCCTCATCACGAGAGTCGACCATGGCTCGCAGCTTGGCCAGGAAGCGAATGGCATCGAGCTGCCCATGATCGCAGGCAATCCTCAGGGGCGTTTTTCCGTGGGGGCCACGGACATTAATGTCCGCCTCTCGGTCAAGAAGCGTCGCCATGACGTGGCAATGGCCATTAGCAGCTGCCAGATGGAGGGGCGAAAGCTTTCGTTTGTCCTCGGAGTGTATGTTGGCCCCTTCTGCAATCAACAGCTCGACAACATCGTTGTGGCCGCAGTGACAGGCGACGGCGAGAGGGGTTCTTCCGGTTCCCTTGTGAGGGTGGTCCAGAtccgccctcctccgaaTCAGCGAGGCCATTTCCACATGGTCACCCCGTTGAGCCGCAACAATCGGCttcggtggtggatggttACCGTCGGACTGGAGGTACATATCTGTGGCTACGAGCTCGCCGGGGAATCGGATACTTAATTGAGACTTTGGCGACATTGTCGCGGCCTCCTTGTTAGCGCGGGAGCTGCTGCTACTTGATAGTCTTAATCGACCAAATCGCTGGCGAATGGTGGAAGGTGGTGACTTGGACAGAGTCTCGGCCGACAGTGATGTGGTAGAAGAGACGGCTTTCCcaagggagaagaagccgcTCGTGTTGGAGCTCTTGTCGCTAGCAGGGGACACCGGCGAGGAAGCTGGACTGTATGGCAACATCTCGAATGGCATGGGCCGTTGCCACGTGGGGTCTCGGGAATCCGGGTAACTGTTCTCATGGCTGCGACTCGGGGGTCTGACGTGGATGCCGAACAGGGGAACAGTGTCGGGAGTGCTTTCTGGGAAGCTATCAATCCTGCCCAACCTTAAGGATGGCACGGGTGCCGCTTCGGTTCCGGCAATAGTTGAGCGTTCGGTATCCCTGACTGTGGACTGCTCTCGGACCGTGCTGGTGTCTTCGCGGATCTGTTGGAAAACCTGGCGCGCCGCGGTTTGTCGGAGGAGGCTATTTTGTTCTGAGAGGCTCTGGCTGTGGCATCGTCCGTCAGCTTGTGTCAGTATGCGGCGCGCAATTGAAACCGAAAGGCCTACCAGTATGCTGCATTGAGGAGTACCTGAAGCGCCAAGATTTGTGAATCAAGACGCTGTTCGTGTTCCTTGATCGTCGAGTCGATGAAGAGCTGTTTGAGGCGGGACACAACCGAGTCTCCCAGTAACCCCGCCACGTCCTGGTCCAGCGCTTCGATAAACACCTGGCAT from Podospora pseudoanserina strain CBS 124.78 chromosome 1, whole genome shotgun sequence includes:
- a CDS encoding hypothetical protein (EggNog:ENOG503P63E; COG:S); protein product: MRATTASSQQPTRIHENHVTQACSFPTNKQPLKIPPFLEAYRVAIISFGAYSYFNRQLPPDLLYTSKTTQPPDFSPQAEIVTLQLINVFLLLAGLAVVCCFSKDRFVVKGYCTVVALADYGHIWSVYKGLGPEAFWEFGKWNDLVWGGVLASALLNLVRWGVVFDVFGRLKDGEEKVKTKYAGAGYEQNHSTI
- a CDS encoding hypothetical protein (EggNog:ENOG503P51P; COG:S), which encodes MSEAITNQAREILGDLTTTFTAPEPCWTPAHHLDLNVGWLGQTCGPTDVQERHLLTPDDNRRPKNELSLLQLGILLARPRVPGYHSACTASATSQGWRLQFRIEADETFVGCCPSGFACHNQNGQTCISNARTATISTYQCESGSQINLAPMTLPNPTRSQAYIYAPMIQLAWKPSDLPPSQRPIVTSAPDEPSGGGGGGLSTGAIVGVAVGAAAVVIAIVIGTFLLWRMKRRGVARAGPDSKMEDAPTGPSTPPPGYPTTVTEEQTKYYYSGQPNQQWHPGMKEPQVTPYELGQSHAPVELSGARWDIDGRVEAPGPESRPTELETPQGTPPAGKPAVLHRSE
- a CDS encoding hypothetical protein (EggNog:ENOG503P185; COG:M), which gives rise to MEPLSILGAVAACTEIVSVITRVTTNLHSLKQRWSEGARSLQLLIAKLSTVRAALAQVKDWAELNASTSPNGDEMRDSLGVAMEGCQVFIEALDQDVAGLLGDSVVSRLKQLFIDSTIKEHEQRLDSQILALQVLLNAAYCQSLSEQNSLLRQTAARQVFQQIREDTSTVREQSTVRDTERSTIAGTEAAPVPSLRLGRIDSFPESTPDTVPLFGIHVRPPSRSHENSYPDSRDPTWQRPMPFEMLPYSPASSPVSPASDKSSNTSGFFSLGKAVSSTTSLSAETLSKSPPSTIRQRFGRLRLSSSSSSRANKEAATMSPKSQLSIRFPGELVATDMYLQSDGNHPPPKPIVAAQRGDHVEMASLIRRRADLDHPHKGTGRTPLAVACHCGHNDVVELLIAEGANIHSEDKRKLSPLHLAAANGHCHVMATLLDREADINVRGPHGKTPLRIACDHGQLDAIRFLAKLRAMVDSRDEAQKTPLHAASEAGDDEIAKLLLQLGANKDAKDSHMRTPLHSACISGRIAVVGTLLNAKADLEAQEEESLTPLATAARAGLKTVMDLLLQHKASPRTRSAGDFTPLHWASYNSHEEAVGLLIANKKTELDARSINGRSPLHVAAMGRSFGVIEKLVRAGASLEAECLEGNRPLHYACQYATHSEVALLLNAGAGCNVQNMTGETPLHIAVRTGNLRTARALVARGAHVDSLDNKAIRPLAIACQDGHAEIANFLLTSGAMVKGATDAPMCLAASGGHVQVIQALLQHGGAVREVDAQGWDPLRRAAFAGHSQAVASLLGNGARATNLGTLSSFSFASTATAEQRKRILDLLTMAIDTENAEYQRVTYLASSAMPLNVGQGNVTELPDDTRSRTNEQYVDQREGLTAPNPSPSPPVRPPPSPSRPPPAIPQILKTADGEHDLGNQEYYDERESTRPAPYFQPSPNPLTDSRNQQQQVPILHRFLPYRPPAPSQGLVPSYLSPYTPAPISPPDSQYYSGYTPSNYGGPASPSDALVSPPSSMRVSPPLPSSIMSTYTSSGVSAMSGTTSTYYPYPRPVVRDDGTLAAGSEALYQARTGTDGNRAELP